The following are from one region of the Petrotoga mobilis SJ95 genome:
- the rimO gene encoding 30S ribosomal protein S12 methylthiotransferase RimO codes for MKKFHIVKLGCPKNDADMEIFKGLLQSKGYKYESNPQLANYIFIDTCGFIEEAKKESIETIFEYVSLKDNNKNLKVIPIGCLTQRYFDDILKDIPEIDGLYGVLSPKTIVEKIENGEYFFKRDIPETLYDCKIRAIPDSHYAYVKIGDGCSRNCAFCSIPTFKGKPKSRSIEEINEEVEFLVSKGVKEIILVSQDNTLYGIDNYQKQALPDLLDKLNNIKGKFWIRVMYLHPDFLSEEIIESIHRNEKVLNYFDVPIQHISDKILQSMGRHKKRNELIKLFEKIRKEPSAIRTTLMVGFPGEKAEDFEELVDFVKEIKFERMGSFIFSKEENTKSFTLPEQIDEQIKKQRQNELMTVQSEISKNIMEKYIGETLEVLLEEKEDNVYVGRSYLDAPEIDGNVYIKNFGDKELTFGNFVKVTITGSYEYDLEGEIVE; via the coding sequence ATGAAAAAGTTTCACATCGTAAAATTAGGGTGTCCAAAAAATGATGCAGATATGGAAATATTCAAAGGGTTGCTCCAAAGCAAGGGGTATAAATACGAGAGTAATCCTCAATTAGCTAATTATATTTTCATCGATACATGTGGTTTCATCGAAGAAGCTAAAAAAGAAAGCATCGAAACCATATTTGAATATGTATCCCTAAAAGATAATAACAAAAACCTAAAAGTTATACCAATAGGTTGTCTAACTCAAAGATATTTCGACGATATTCTTAAAGACATCCCTGAGATTGATGGATTATATGGTGTGTTATCTCCAAAAACCATAGTTGAAAAAATTGAAAATGGTGAATATTTTTTTAAAAGGGATATTCCTGAAACTCTGTACGATTGTAAAATTAGAGCGATTCCAGACTCACACTACGCATACGTAAAAATCGGAGATGGATGTAGTAGAAATTGTGCTTTTTGCTCTATACCCACTTTCAAAGGGAAACCAAAAAGCAGAAGTATCGAAGAAATAAACGAAGAAGTTGAATTTTTGGTATCCAAAGGTGTAAAAGAAATCATTCTCGTATCCCAAGACAATACCTTGTACGGCATAGACAATTACCAAAAGCAGGCATTACCGGATTTACTAGACAAACTTAACAATATAAAAGGAAAATTTTGGATCAGGGTGATGTACTTACATCCGGATTTTTTAAGTGAAGAAATCATAGAAAGCATACATAGAAATGAAAAAGTATTAAACTATTTCGATGTTCCAATTCAACATATCTCTGATAAAATTTTGCAAAGTATGGGTAGACATAAGAAAAGAAATGAATTAATTAAACTATTTGAGAAAATCAGAAAAGAACCATCTGCCATAAGAACCACGTTAATGGTAGGGTTCCCAGGAGAAAAAGCTGAAGATTTTGAAGAATTAGTAGATTTTGTAAAAGAGATAAAATTTGAAAGAATGGGCAGTTTTATTTTCTCAAAAGAAGAAAACACCAAGTCATTCACATTACCAGAACAAATTGATGAACAAATAAAAAAACAAAGGCAAAATGAACTAATGACTGTTCAAAGTGAAATTTCTAAAAACATCATGGAAAAATATATAGGTGAAACTTTAGAAGTTCTTTTGGAAGAAAAAGAAGACAACGTTTATGTCGGAAGAAGCTATTTAGACGCTCCAGAGATTGATGGGAATGTATATATAAAAAATTTTGGTGACAAAGAACTAACTTTTGGGAATTTTGTCAAGGTGACAATTACTGGTTCATACGAATATGATCTGGAAGGAGAAATAGTTGAATGA
- the polA gene encoding DNA polymerase I, with protein MANLYLIDGSGIAYRAFFALGDWMSTSDGLPTNAIYGVARMLLKLLKEYVKKGEDSIIFVMDKKTTTYRHELLESYKAQRPETPEKYIQQIPYIYEMVEKLGIKLVAMDNYEADDVIATIVSKKKRNYDNVYIITSDKDMMQLVKDNVYILRPEQGITEMVKYDAQQVEKKMGVPPEKIADLLALMGDSSDNIPGVKGIGIKTAQKLLQDYDNIDDLYQHLDEIKGSTKNKLKNEKETAYLSKKLVQLMVDAPIEEIFEDKEIIYQGFRNNLRDFLKKLDFNSILKELDMPDTTTNSTKVAAETKAEKKDYSTKGKYYEYNAQDYKELLKILEKYEIISFDLETSSLDPYQADIVGIALSCKPFEGYFLYLYKEKDRWEITKEIVDLLNNKKVIGQNLKYDITVLKVNGIELSKVHFDSMIAAYLLNPDSRRFNMDDLAKEYLDYKTIKYKEVMGKDIKLLTLGDIDKKRVVEYAGEDADIAYRLFEVLKPKLEEFELFELFEKIEMSTINVLSEMEMNGVYFDLKELQKLEEEYNKKLSSLMYEMKKIVGYDFNPNSPKQVGELLFENLGLKGKRKTKSGSYSTDADSLEALRDEHPIIEKLLEYRKYQKLLSTYIIAIPKLVNKKTGRVHTSFNQTGTATGRLSSSEPNLQNLPIREEDGERIRSTVKAQKDDYVLLSADYSQIELRVLAHLTNDETLINAFNNGEDIHALTAAAIFGVKIDDVDYNMRRVGKVVNFSLVYGSSPYGLAENLKIPVEDAKDFMNRYFKTYQKVKEYQESSLKIATQKGYVETIFGRKRFLKNIKTGKSELKRIVINTPIQGSAADIMKLAMINLYKKLPKEAKLILQVHDEVVIELPEKIVEETKKMVQDCMENAVKLNIPLKVDISVGKNWQK; from the coding sequence ATGGCAAATTTATACTTAATAGACGGCTCAGGAATTGCATATAGAGCCTTTTTTGCACTCGGGGACTGGATGAGTACTTCTGATGGTTTGCCGACAAACGCCATTTATGGTGTAGCTAGAATGCTTCTAAAGTTACTCAAAGAGTACGTTAAAAAAGGTGAAGATTCAATAATATTTGTTATGGACAAAAAAACCACCACATATAGACATGAATTATTAGAAAGCTATAAAGCCCAGAGACCCGAAACACCCGAAAAATATATACAACAGATCCCATACATATACGAAATGGTTGAAAAATTAGGCATAAAATTAGTTGCCATGGATAATTACGAAGCAGACGATGTTATAGCCACGATAGTGTCCAAAAAGAAAAGAAACTACGATAATGTTTATATAATTACCTCGGATAAAGATATGATGCAACTTGTTAAGGATAACGTATATATCTTAAGACCAGAACAAGGAATAACAGAAATGGTGAAATACGATGCACAGCAAGTAGAAAAAAAGATGGGAGTCCCTCCAGAAAAAATTGCAGATTTACTAGCTTTAATGGGGGATAGTTCTGACAATATCCCAGGTGTAAAAGGTATTGGAATAAAAACAGCCCAAAAATTGCTGCAAGATTACGATAACATAGACGATCTTTATCAACATTTGGATGAGATTAAAGGTTCAACAAAAAACAAGCTAAAAAATGAAAAGGAAACCGCATATCTGAGTAAAAAACTAGTCCAATTGATGGTAGATGCCCCCATAGAAGAAATTTTTGAAGACAAAGAAATTATATATCAAGGATTCAGAAACAATCTACGAGATTTTCTCAAGAAATTAGATTTCAATTCAATATTAAAAGAGTTAGATATGCCTGATACAACTACTAACTCAACTAAAGTTGCAGCAGAGACAAAAGCAGAAAAAAAAGATTATTCGACGAAAGGTAAGTATTACGAATACAACGCACAAGATTACAAAGAACTATTAAAAATCTTAGAGAAATACGAAATTATATCTTTTGACCTTGAAACTTCTTCTCTTGATCCATATCAAGCAGATATAGTGGGAATCGCTTTAAGCTGCAAACCATTTGAAGGATATTTTTTGTATCTATACAAAGAAAAAGACAGGTGGGAAATAACGAAAGAGATAGTCGATCTTTTAAACAATAAAAAGGTCATTGGTCAAAATTTAAAATACGATATCACCGTTTTGAAAGTAAATGGAATTGAATTAAGCAAAGTACATTTTGACAGTATGATAGCCGCTTATTTGTTGAATCCAGATAGTAGAAGGTTCAATATGGATGATCTTGCCAAAGAATATTTGGATTATAAAACAATTAAATACAAAGAAGTGATGGGAAAAGATATCAAGCTGTTAACCCTTGGAGACATCGATAAAAAAAGGGTCGTTGAGTACGCTGGAGAAGATGCTGATATTGCTTATCGATTATTTGAAGTATTAAAGCCTAAATTAGAAGAATTTGAACTATTTGAATTGTTTGAAAAAATCGAAATGTCAACTATAAATGTTTTATCAGAAATGGAAATGAACGGCGTGTATTTTGATTTAAAAGAACTACAAAAATTGGAAGAAGAATACAACAAAAAGCTAAGTTCGTTAATGTATGAAATGAAAAAAATCGTCGGTTATGACTTCAATCCAAATTCGCCAAAACAAGTTGGAGAACTACTTTTTGAAAACTTAGGATTGAAAGGAAAAAGAAAAACTAAGAGTGGATCATATTCAACAGATGCAGATTCTTTAGAAGCCCTAAGAGATGAACATCCAATAATAGAAAAGCTCTTAGAATACAGAAAATACCAAAAACTTCTATCTACATACATAATCGCTATACCAAAACTAGTTAACAAAAAAACTGGAAGGGTTCACACATCTTTCAACCAAACTGGAACAGCTACCGGTAGATTAAGTAGCAGCGAACCGAATCTTCAAAATCTCCCCATACGAGAAGAAGATGGAGAAAGAATAAGGAGCACCGTTAAGGCACAAAAAGATGATTATGTGCTACTGAGTGCCGATTATTCTCAAATTGAATTGAGGGTTTTAGCTCATCTAACTAACGATGAAACTTTAATAAATGCTTTTAACAATGGTGAAGACATACATGCTTTAACCGCAGCTGCAATATTCGGTGTAAAAATCGACGATGTTGACTACAACATGAGAAGGGTAGGAAAAGTAGTTAATTTTTCCCTGGTGTATGGATCATCTCCGTATGGATTAGCCGAGAATTTAAAGATACCTGTCGAAGATGCAAAAGATTTCATGAACAGATACTTTAAAACTTACCAAAAAGTCAAAGAATATCAAGAATCAAGTTTAAAGATTGCAACGCAAAAAGGCTACGTTGAAACCATATTTGGAAGGAAAAGATTTTTGAAAAACATAAAAACAGGTAAATCAGAGTTGAAACGAATAGTCATAAATACCCCTATCCAAGGTAGTGCTGCAGATATCATGAAATTGGCGATGATCAATTTATACAAAAAACTTCCAAAAGAAGCAAAATTGATACTTCAGGTGCACGATGAAGTTGTAATAGAATTACCTGAAAAAATCGTAGAAGAAACCAAAAAAATGGTTCAAGATTGTATGGAAAATGCGGTCAAATTGAATATACCTTTAAAAGTAGATATCAGTGTCGGAAAAAATTGGCAAAAATGA
- the rny gene encoding ribonuclease Y, whose product MLVYIIIGIAIFILSLLVGINIGNRRMISTLATKKEELEVEIKNKQKEIEKMLKNAEEEAKALKQKELLEAKEEIHRLRQEFDSEAKQQREELKANEERLIRKEESLAKKEENLEKLKEKLEVQHENVLKLEKELETKLNEIAKMTEEEARQVVINEARDKYEREIAQKFKEIKDHYEEESKKYARWVITTAIQRYASDVTNEITTSTVALPTDDMKGRIIGREGRNIRTFEKLTGTDLIIDDTPEIVVISSFNPLRREIAKRTLEMLVADGRIHPARIEELYEKSKNEIQEYIKEVGKEAVMRVGIKQPHLEIIKLLGRLKFRTSYGQDVLEHSIEVAQFAGMMASELGLNVELAKRAALLHDLGKAVDHEVEGSHAIVGGQIAKRYGEKLEVVNAIQYHHNEVDPMTPEAVLVAASDALSASRPGARKETLENYIRRIEQLEEIAKSFRYVDKAYAIQAGRELRIIVQPDKVEDEIAEKLAHDISVQIEEKVQYPGVIKVTVIREKRSISYAS is encoded by the coding sequence ATTCTGGTATATATAATTATAGGAATAGCTATATTTATCTTATCTCTGCTTGTTGGAATTAATATTGGAAATAGAAGGATGATCTCCACACTAGCAACCAAAAAAGAAGAATTGGAAGTTGAAATAAAAAACAAACAAAAAGAAATAGAAAAGATGTTAAAAAATGCAGAAGAAGAAGCTAAGGCATTAAAACAAAAAGAATTACTTGAGGCAAAAGAAGAGATACATAGGCTCAGGCAAGAATTTGATTCAGAAGCAAAGCAACAAAGAGAAGAACTTAAAGCCAATGAAGAGAGATTAATTAGAAAAGAAGAAAGCTTAGCAAAAAAAGAAGAGAATTTAGAAAAACTAAAAGAAAAATTGGAAGTCCAGCATGAAAACGTCTTGAAATTGGAGAAAGAATTAGAAACTAAATTAAATGAAATTGCAAAAATGACCGAAGAAGAAGCACGTCAAGTAGTAATAAACGAAGCAAGGGATAAATATGAAAGAGAAATTGCCCAAAAGTTCAAAGAAATAAAAGATCATTACGAAGAAGAATCAAAAAAATACGCCAGATGGGTTATCACTACTGCTATTCAAAGATATGCATCAGATGTCACCAACGAAATAACAACCTCAACCGTAGCTTTGCCCACAGATGACATGAAAGGAAGAATAATAGGTAGAGAGGGAAGAAACATCAGAACTTTTGAAAAACTCACAGGTACCGATTTGATAATTGATGATACCCCAGAGATAGTTGTAATCTCATCGTTCAACCCATTACGAAGAGAAATAGCAAAAAGAACACTTGAAATGCTTGTAGCCGATGGAAGAATACATCCTGCTAGAATAGAAGAGCTCTATGAGAAATCAAAAAATGAAATCCAAGAATACATAAAAGAAGTAGGAAAAGAAGCGGTAATGAGAGTAGGTATAAAACAGCCGCACCTTGAAATAATTAAACTTCTAGGTAGATTAAAATTTAGAACCAGTTATGGACAAGATGTATTGGAACATTCAATAGAAGTAGCACAATTTGCTGGAATGATGGCAAGTGAATTAGGATTGAACGTTGAACTAGCTAAAAGAGCGGCTTTATTACATGATTTAGGAAAGGCTGTGGATCATGAAGTTGAAGGATCACACGCTATTGTTGGAGGGCAAATTGCTAAGAGATACGGAGAAAAATTGGAAGTTGTTAATGCTATACAGTATCACCACAATGAAGTTGACCCAATGACACCCGAAGCTGTTTTAGTTGCTGCAAGTGATGCGTTATCGGCATCCAGGCCTGGTGCACGTAAAGAAACTCTGGAAAATTACATTCGAAGAATCGAGCAACTTGAGGAGATCGCAAAATCATTCAGATACGTTGATAAAGCTTATGCAATACAAGCAGGAAGAGAATTGAGAATAATAGTTCAACCAGATAAAGTTGAAGATGAAATCGCAGAAAAATTGGCACACGATATATCTGTTCAAATAGAGGAAAAGGTTCAATATCCTGGTGTAATCAAAGTAACCGTAATTAGAGAAAAAAGAAGCATATCTTATGCAAGTTAG
- the thpR gene encoding RNA 2',3'-cyclic phosphodiesterase, which produces MTQLKNVNNHNTDKLRSFIAIETNEKLEGLLTDLIERFQRMGFKANWTNAKNVHLTLFFLGDQKMEKIAQLAYKIGERVSGFPTFHFNIHKMGFFENDSQPKVLWLGIEEDNTLIGLYEEIKKVLKISELEVKDTNFLPHITVGRVKSFPNHWKELINSVTFDQIQVYVNSIGIYSSELTRKGPIYKKLYTIDFEGGVIING; this is translated from the coding sequence ATGACACAGCTAAAAAATGTAAATAACCACAATACCGACAAATTAAGATCCTTCATCGCCATCGAAACTAATGAAAAATTAGAAGGGTTGTTGACTGATTTAATCGAAAGGTTTCAAAGGATGGGATTTAAAGCAAATTGGACAAATGCGAAAAATGTCCATTTAACCTTGTTTTTCCTTGGGGATCAAAAGATGGAAAAGATAGCTCAATTAGCTTATAAAATTGGCGAAAGAGTATCCGGATTTCCTACTTTTCATTTTAATATCCACAAGATGGGCTTCTTTGAAAATGATTCTCAGCCAAAGGTCTTATGGCTGGGAATAGAAGAAGACAATACCTTAATCGGTTTGTACGAAGAAATAAAGAAGGTACTAAAGATTTCAGAATTAGAGGTTAAAGATACCAATTTTTTACCTCATATTACAGTCGGAAGAGTTAAATCGTTCCCTAACCACTGGAAAGAACTAATTAATTCTGTCACTTTTGATCAAATCCAAGTATACGTAAATTCTATCGGAATATACTCTTCTGAACTCACAAGAAAAGGTCCAATATATAAAAAACTTTACACTATCGACTTTGAAGGAGGCGTCATCATTAATGGCTAA
- the pgsA gene encoding CDP-diacylglycerol--glycerol-3-phosphate 3-phosphatidyltransferase, whose protein sequence is MNIPNLLSFSRIILAIPIFILTVFGEQFYTAALVLFIIASLTDWLDGYVARKTGQVTDIGKFFDQISDKILINSVFIAMLGVGILPAWFVAIIVSRDTFVSGLRMAAANKNIVVPADKFGKLKTVLEIALIIVIYLMLWNFLITTLIYLTVIISLLSGVNYTVKTAKQF, encoded by the coding sequence ATGAACATACCAAATTTATTGAGTTTTTCTAGGATAATATTAGCCATTCCAATATTCATCCTAACTGTCTTTGGAGAACAGTTTTATACCGCAGCCTTGGTTTTGTTTATTATAGCTTCCTTAACCGATTGGTTAGACGGTTATGTCGCCAGAAAGACTGGTCAGGTTACCGATATCGGCAAATTTTTTGATCAAATATCTGACAAAATACTTATAAACTCGGTTTTTATTGCGATGTTGGGTGTAGGAATTTTGCCTGCCTGGTTTGTTGCAATAATTGTATCAAGAGACACCTTTGTCAGCGGTTTAAGGATGGCAGCTGCAAATAAAAACATCGTTGTCCCTGCTGATAAGTTTGGTAAACTAAAAACCGTCTTAGAAATCGCTTTAATTATTGTAATATATTTGATGCTATGGAATTTTCTAATTACTACTTTGATCTATTTGACCGTTATAATCAGTCTATTATCGGGAGTTAATTATACTGTCAAAACCGCCAAACAATTCTAA
- a CDS encoding regulatory protein RecX codes for MKNYKKIDPKDEKAAEKSALNLIKYRARSEKELSSRLKEKGFDEEVIAKVVEKCKKSGLIDDKLFAYLYAYDKLTLDNKGPMFIQYELKRLGVDERLILEALEKVKSEVDINTIALELAKNYYEKTQDTLKTKAYLYRRGFEPDIINCVIEDIRGD; via the coding sequence GTGAAGAATTACAAGAAAATTGATCCAAAAGATGAGAAAGCAGCCGAAAAATCTGCGTTGAATTTAATAAAGTACCGTGCCAGGTCAGAAAAAGAGCTCTCAAGCCGTCTAAAAGAAAAAGGCTTTGATGAAGAAGTTATTGCTAAAGTAGTAGAAAAATGCAAGAAGAGCGGTTTGATAGATGATAAACTTTTTGCATATTTATATGCATATGACAAGTTAACTTTAGACAATAAAGGTCCCATGTTTATACAGTATGAATTAAAACGGTTGGGAGTAGATGAAAGATTAATTCTCGAGGCACTCGAAAAAGTAAAAAGCGAAGTAGATATAAATACAATTGCTTTAGAATTGGCAAAAAATTATTATGAAAAAACACAAGACACTCTCAAAACTAAAGCTTACTTGTATAGAAGAGGTTTTGAGCCAGACATTATAAACTGTGTTATTGAAGACATACGAGGTGATTAA
- the recA gene encoding recombinase RecA has translation MAKNDSKDANKEELLEKLVKELEKNHGTGSVMLMGKGLDNSNLAVVPSGCLSLDIALGVGGYPRGRIIEIYGNESSGKTTLALHSLAEVQKLNGIVAFVDAEHALDVEYARKLGVDVDKLIVSQPDYGEQALEIVDSLVRSNIVDLIVVDSVAALVPKAEIEGAMGDSHMGLQARLMSQALRKLAGSINKSKSIVIFINQVRMKIGVVYGNPETTTGGIALKFYATIRVEVRKGNPIREGKDQIGNETTLKVVKNKVAPPFKQANVDMIFGRGIPKENDIFNIAVEEELIQRKGAWFSFINENGEEISLGQGKTNSVSYLMENPDILDYLEYTIRKKHNLIIPDYLIEKFESNSSKGKKVKSEELQEN, from the coding sequence ATGGCTAAAAATGATTCTAAAGACGCAAATAAAGAAGAATTGTTAGAAAAGCTTGTTAAAGAGTTAGAAAAAAATCATGGAACAGGATCAGTCATGTTAATGGGTAAGGGATTGGATAATAGCAACCTAGCCGTTGTCCCAAGTGGATGTTTATCGCTGGATATAGCTTTAGGAGTTGGTGGATATCCAAGAGGAAGAATTATAGAAATATACGGAAACGAATCATCAGGTAAAACTACTCTCGCTCTTCATTCCTTAGCAGAAGTTCAAAAATTGAATGGGATAGTGGCTTTTGTTGATGCCGAACATGCTTTAGATGTTGAATATGCAAGAAAGTTAGGTGTAGATGTCGACAAATTGATAGTTTCTCAACCGGATTATGGTGAACAAGCTCTTGAAATTGTAGACTCGCTGGTAAGATCTAACATAGTAGACCTAATTGTAGTAGACTCTGTAGCAGCTTTGGTACCGAAAGCAGAAATAGAAGGAGCTATGGGAGATTCTCACATGGGACTTCAGGCAAGGTTGATGTCTCAAGCTCTAAGAAAACTAGCTGGAAGTATAAACAAATCCAAATCTATAGTAATATTTATAAACCAGGTAAGGATGAAAATAGGGGTAGTGTATGGTAACCCAGAAACTACCACTGGAGGAATTGCACTAAAATTTTATGCTACTATAAGGGTAGAAGTAAGAAAGGGCAATCCAATAAGAGAAGGAAAAGATCAAATAGGGAATGAAACAACCTTAAAAGTCGTAAAAAATAAAGTTGCTCCACCATTTAAACAGGCAAATGTAGACATGATCTTTGGACGAGGTATCCCAAAAGAAAATGACATCTTTAACATAGCGGTAGAGGAAGAATTAATTCAAAGAAAAGGTGCTTGGTTCTCTTTTATCAACGAAAATGGTGAAGAAATTAGTTTAGGACAGGGTAAAACCAATTCAGTTAGTTATCTCATGGAAAATCCTGACATACTTGATTATTTAGAATATACGATTCGTAAGAAACACAATTTAATTATTCCAGATTATTTGATAGAAAAGTTCGAGTCTAATTCATCAAAAGGGAAAAAAGTAAAAAGTGAAGAATTACAAGAAAATTGA